CAAATGCGCATCCGCGTTGTCTTCCCCGGTGCGATTGTGGTGATACTGTGAGGTGGGTTCGTGGGGCGCCAGCTTCTCGAGCCAAACCTCATAATCGTGCAGAAGACCGTCCTCGGCGTCATTTATATACACGGAGGCGCTG
The window above is part of the Verrucomicrobiia bacterium genome. Proteins encoded here:
- a CDS encoding secondary thiamine-phosphate synthase enzyme YjbQ — its product is SASVYINDAEDGLLHDYEVWLEKLAPHEPTSQYHHNRTGEDNADAHLKRQVMGREVVVAITKGKLDFGPWEQIFYGEFDGRRRKRVLVKIIGE